The proteins below come from a single Crossiella sp. CA-258035 genomic window:
- a CDS encoding non-ribosomal peptide synthetase: protein MTRVHSSFLPLSAAQSGLWFAQELDPANPVFTISSYLDITGAVDEELFLGSVRRAIVEAETLRVSFALLDGEPRQSVRAEVPGTTGLLDLSGAPDPGAASLAWMREQLATPVDLLSGRLLDVALIRLGEGRYHCFQRVHHILSDGAGAALLLHRIAEHYTAALRQERPAEAEFGTVAELLAEDERYRQSAEFEQDSRRWSEYLRGRADMLSLSERAVPLASAVRRATARLTAGELDGLREVGKSVGTAWTSVVLASVAGYVHRTLGHTDVVLGFPVTARRTPLLRRTPGVVSNVVPLRLRLSRQVSGRELVRQAASEARVALRHQRFRVEDLRRALAAAGDTGPLHGPAVNIMAFHAELVLGDATATVHNLAMGPIDDLTVVVHPGAAGEGAVIHFDANPDRYDEAELSGHLDRFLRLLRGLLAQPDRPLAHLDLLAGDDLAEALPEWERPTDSRTAADLLREQATRTPERVAVRSGAEHLTFGELRAQALRLARVLLAEGVRPGNHVAVLLERSAASVVAIAAVLEAGAVYLPVDTSYPRHRIQHLLSTARPRLVVTDRANAPGHPAALVLDDPGTRERLASVPAEELTDDDRRVPAPADAAYVLHTSGSTGLPKGVVVSHGALVNLYLHHRATLFTQAEGEQWRVALSAALSFDASWDPVLWMFAGHELLLPDELTRRDPEALVPWLVEQRVDVIETTPSLFRGLLAAGLYRDGGSGPRLVALGGEPVDTELWHSLRALRGVDSINLYGPTECTVDSVTARLAEHPAPVIGRAVRGTGAYVLDSALRPVAPGVVGELYLAGSGLADGYLDRPDLTAERFVACPFACAGERMYRTGDLVRREPGGVLAYVGRGDEQVKVRGARIEPGEITAALHRHASVRRAAVVVRGEGDRARLVAYVVPCGEAARGGELREHLLGLLPEHLVPATYVTLGQLPLTPNGKLDLAALPEPGTSGTGSGGEPRTPREALLCGMFAEALKVPLVGVDDDFFALGGHSLLAARLVNRVRAALSVQLPLRTLFEHPTPGALARALEDVTDQGPPLIRRSRPEEVPLAPAQLGLWFLNRLDPADTGYHMPVVLRLDGELDIAALRAALTDVVTRHETLRTVFPEHGGRPRQRVLPAREVELPVHTGDRAPTVRELVDRPFDLRADLPLRASLLAESTRRHALVLVLHHIAGDGWSTAPLARDLATAYTARTAGVCPQWTELPVQYADYALWQRDRLGQVSDPDSELGRQLEFWRTELSGAPEVSPIFPVRREPGEPGEVPVHVPAQAVQRLSALAEQAQATPFIVVHAAFAALLHRLGAGTDIVVGTPVAGRTEEAVSELVGCFVNTLVLRTDLSGRPTFRQLLARVRARDLAAYGHQDLPFDRLVEQLRPDRAAGAHPLFQVLLNLRGTPRPELHLPGLRTEVEPVRPGGAKFDLLLDLGPDADGALTGALEYHSGALGHATARRVARQFTDLLTALLAEPDEPVFTHPLADPAELAAWNSTDRPVPEGTVVEAFQEQVRRWPEAIAVSDATRSLTFAELGEAVHRLARLLLRTGVQADQVVAVALPRTAEAVVAQLAVLAAGATYLPVDTGHPSARLRALLAAARPHRVLTEGAALDGLVAEQVLLRLDEPGTRRQLAALSGERLLAHARPGDAAYLIHTSGSTGRPKGVLVEHHSLANLLHSHREHLFGPAQARLGRRLLVALTAALTFDAALDPLLWLLDGHELHVVDDDLRRDPEALVAALRARQVDFVETTPSFLTQLCEHGLLSGEDHYPSVLALGGEAVPEALWRDLGALPWLAAHNFYGPTECTVDAVTARLSGTRTPVLGRPVANTRAHVLDANLRPVPPGVTGELYLVGAGVARGYHDEPALTAQRFVANPFGPGRLYRTGDLVRWTEHGELTFHGRADDQVKVRGVRLELGEVASAARSHPAVAEAAAVVRAQTLALYYVTRAGHTVTAGELRAYLAEHLPEPGRPSALRELPHLPLTPHGKLDQRALPAIEPAAPGSGRAPANDVERALCTAFAAVLDLPEVGAEDDFFSLGGHSLLATRLISRVRAELAVELPVRALFDHPTPARLATVLGTARPGRTALRASTRPPVVPLSPAQHRLWFLNQLEGANPAYHIAFQVRLTGRLDQDALRGALGDLLWRHESLRTVFPETDGLPRQEILAKQATRLDLPVTSTVTEEAGALAAALAARPFDLTAELPLRAHLLHLGEEEHLLVVVLHHIAGDGWSTLPLTRDLATAYTARSSGSSPQWTDLPVQYADYALWQRDLLGLDGDPGALLSRQLEFWRAELADLPEELRLPGEGRRSEQATADTLPLALDPATHAAIRALASGTGASTFMVLHAALATLLHRLGAGTDIPIGTPVAGRTDEALTDLVGFFVNTLVLRADLSGRPSFRTVLDRVRERSLAAYDNQDVPFDRLVEDLRPVRSLSRHPLFQVMLTLLNTPGADLDLPGLRAEIEPVHTGGAKFDLSLSLREHWSADGDPDGISGTLEYRGDLLDAAAARALADRLGHLLAAALAHPDRPVAELDVLAPGERGQVLREWNATGRGLPSRTVVEIFEDHVHRSAGDAIALVAGGGQISAEALNAKANQLARHLVTAGIGPEDRVAVLLPRSLDTVIALLAVLKAGAAYLPVDASYPAERIAYLLADGRPALVLAHRDTAPEGLPVLLLDEERIRAELAARPGEDLRDADRVRPLGLDDAAYVIYTSGSTGRPKGVVVEHRSLTNLLVNHQDQLFGPATRAAGHARLRVALTAALSFDAAWDPLLWMLDGHELHLVDEHTRRDPEALVSYLRKEGVNSIETTPSYLRALLDNGLFEAGEHQPGVIAVGGEAVPAALWAALRAVPGLLAYNFYGPTESTVDSVVAVVADSPRPVIGRPVTNTRAYVLDQALTPVPTGVTGELYLAGTGVARGYHGRPDLTADRFVADPFAQSPQRMYRTGDLVRWNRRGQLQFVGRTDDQVKVRGFRVELAEVTSALTSHPAVAQAVATVHAAADGAHRLIAYVVPEPGRTAERAVLREHALATLPDYMVPSAFVPITELPLTPNGKLDTAALPEPRLAAGSPVRPPSGPRESLLCRIFADVLGLEAVGVTDSFFELGGHSLLATRLIGRVRAALGVQLPIRTLFEAPTPAGLAERIDSGAEGDSLEVLLPLRVTGSRHPLFCVHPAGGLGWGYSALLHHLHPEQPLYALQARTLAGDRQLPASIEEMAGEYVRHIRQVQPQGPYQLLGWSFGGNLAHEVAVQLQADGHEVSLLAILDAYPTIPVGDLEYAAPEVVLGALLGALGFAEDSEPITVTQARKRLCQHGSPLGSLPEATLLGMVEVFANQGRLMRSFQPGVFRGDLRFFTATQGRDEDSPRLASWRPLIDGEISDHPVDCTHVQLLQPEPLRQFAPVLTAALDELAARPAPRPWGASK, encoded by the coding sequence GTGACACGAGTGCACAGTTCTTTCCTGCCGCTTTCCGCTGCCCAGTCGGGCTTGTGGTTCGCTCAGGAACTCGACCCGGCGAACCCCGTCTTCACCATCAGCTCCTACCTGGACATCACGGGAGCGGTGGACGAGGAACTGTTTCTCGGCTCAGTGCGGCGGGCGATCGTCGAAGCGGAGACGCTGCGCGTGTCCTTCGCGCTGCTGGACGGCGAGCCGCGCCAGTCCGTGCGGGCCGAGGTGCCCGGCACGACCGGCCTGCTCGACCTCAGCGGCGCGCCCGACCCGGGGGCGGCCTCCCTGGCGTGGATGCGCGAGCAGCTCGCCACGCCGGTCGACCTGCTGTCCGGCCGCTTGCTCGACGTCGCGCTCATCCGGCTCGGCGAGGGCCGCTACCACTGCTTCCAGCGCGTGCACCACATCCTGTCCGACGGTGCGGGCGCCGCTCTGCTGCTGCACCGCATCGCCGAGCACTACACCGCGGCACTGCGGCAGGAGCGACCGGCCGAGGCGGAGTTCGGCACGGTGGCCGAGCTGCTCGCCGAGGACGAGCGGTACCGGCAGTCCGCCGAGTTCGAACAGGACAGCCGCCGCTGGAGCGAGTACCTGCGTGGCCGTGCCGACATGCTCAGTCTCAGCGAGCGGGCGGTGCCGCTGGCGAGCGCGGTGCGCCGGGCCACTGCCCGGTTGACCGCCGGGGAACTGGACGGCCTGCGGGAAGTCGGCAAGTCGGTGGGCACGGCCTGGACCTCGGTGGTACTGGCCTCGGTCGCCGGGTACGTCCACCGCACCCTCGGCCACACCGACGTCGTGCTGGGCTTCCCGGTCACCGCACGCCGCACGCCGCTGCTGCGCCGCACGCCGGGTGTGGTCTCCAACGTGGTGCCGCTGCGCCTGCGGCTGAGCCGTCAGGTCAGCGGCCGGGAGCTGGTTCGCCAGGCCGCTAGTGAGGCCAGGGTCGCGTTGCGGCACCAGCGCTTCCGCGTTGAGGACCTCCGGCGTGCGCTGGCCGCGGCCGGGGACACCGGCCCTCTGCACGGTCCCGCAGTCAACATCATGGCCTTCCATGCGGAGCTGGTCCTCGGTGATGCCACCGCGACCGTGCACAACCTGGCGATGGGCCCGATCGACGATCTCACGGTGGTCGTGCACCCCGGTGCCGCGGGCGAGGGTGCCGTGATCCACTTCGACGCGAACCCGGACCGCTACGACGAGGCCGAGCTGTCCGGGCACCTGGACCGCTTCCTGCGCCTGCTGCGGGGGCTGCTCGCCCAGCCCGACCGGCCGCTGGCCCACCTGGACCTGCTGGCCGGGGACGACCTGGCCGAGGCGCTGCCCGAGTGGGAGCGACCCACCGACTCCCGCACCGCGGCAGACCTGTTGCGTGAGCAGGCCACCCGCACCCCCGAGCGGGTCGCGGTGCGCTCCGGGGCCGAGCACCTGACCTTCGGGGAGCTGCGGGCCCAAGCACTGCGCCTGGCACGGGTGCTGCTGGCCGAGGGGGTGCGCCCCGGGAACCACGTCGCGGTCCTGCTGGAGCGCTCGGCCGCCTCGGTGGTGGCCATCGCCGCGGTGCTGGAAGCCGGAGCGGTCTACCTGCCGGTCGACACCTCCTACCCGCGGCATCGGATCCAGCACCTGCTGAGCACTGCGCGCCCCCGCCTGGTGGTCACCGACCGGGCCAACGCCCCTGGGCATCCGGCCGCGCTCGTCCTGGACGACCCCGGCACGCGGGAGCGGCTCGCCTCGGTCCCGGCGGAGGAGCTGACCGACGACGACCGGCGCGTCCCGGCTCCGGCCGATGCCGCCTACGTCCTGCACACCTCGGGCTCGACCGGCCTGCCCAAGGGCGTGGTGGTCAGCCACGGCGCTCTGGTCAACCTGTACCTGCACCACCGGGCCACGCTGTTCACCCAGGCCGAGGGCGAGCAGTGGCGGGTCGCCCTGTCGGCCGCGCTGTCCTTCGACGCGTCCTGGGACCCGGTGCTGTGGATGTTCGCCGGGCACGAGCTGCTGCTGCCGGACGAGCTGACCCGCCGCGACCCCGAGGCGCTGGTCCCGTGGCTGGTGGAGCAGCGGGTCGACGTCATCGAGACCACCCCGTCCTTGTTCCGGGGATTGCTGGCCGCGGGCCTGTACCGCGACGGAGGCTCGGGACCCCGGCTGGTCGCACTCGGCGGTGAGCCCGTGGACACCGAGCTGTGGCACAGCCTGCGCGCCCTGCGCGGGGTGGACAGCATCAACCTGTACGGCCCCACCGAGTGCACCGTGGACTCGGTGACCGCGCGCCTGGCCGAGCACCCCGCCCCGGTGATCGGCCGGGCGGTGCGCGGCACCGGTGCCTACGTGCTGGACTCCGCGCTGCGCCCGGTCGCCCCTGGCGTGGTGGGGGAGCTGTACCTGGCCGGCTCCGGGCTCGCTGACGGCTACCTCGACCGGCCGGATCTGACCGCTGAGCGTTTTGTGGCCTGTCCCTTCGCCTGCGCGGGTGAGCGCATGTACCGGACCGGCGACCTGGTGCGGCGTGAGCCTGGCGGCGTGCTGGCCTACGTCGGCCGAGGTGACGAGCAGGTGAAGGTGCGGGGTGCCCGGATCGAGCCGGGTGAGATCACCGCCGCCCTGCACCGGCACGCCTCCGTGCGCCGCGCGGCCGTCGTGGTCCGCGGCGAGGGGGATCGAGCCCGGCTGGTCGCCTACGTCGTGCCCTGCGGAGAGGCCGCGCGCGGCGGAGAACTCCGGGAACACCTGCTGGGGCTGCTGCCCGAGCACCTGGTGCCGGCCACCTACGTCACGCTCGGCCAGCTGCCGCTGACCCCCAACGGCAAGCTCGACCTCGCCGCCCTGCCCGAGCCCGGCACCTCGGGCACCGGCAGTGGCGGTGAACCCCGAACCCCTCGGGAGGCGCTGCTGTGCGGCATGTTCGCCGAGGCGCTCAAGGTGCCGCTGGTCGGGGTCGACGACGACTTCTTCGCCCTCGGCGGGCACTCGCTACTGGCCGCCCGGCTGGTCAACCGGGTGCGTGCCGCCCTGTCGGTGCAGCTCCCGCTGCGCACGCTGTTCGAGCACCCCACTCCGGGCGCACTGGCCCGGGCACTGGAGGACGTGACCGATCAGGGCCCCCCGCTCATCCGGCGATCCCGGCCGGAGGAGGTTCCGTTGGCGCCCGCCCAGCTGGGCCTGTGGTTCCTCAACCGGCTCGACCCCGCTGACACCGGCTACCACATGCCGGTGGTGCTGCGCCTGGACGGTGAGCTCGACATCGCGGCCCTGCGCGCCGCGCTCACCGACGTGGTGACCCGGCACGAGACCCTGCGCACCGTCTTCCCCGAGCACGGTGGCCGGCCGAGGCAGCGGGTGCTGCCCGCGCGCGAGGTGGAACTGCCGGTCCACACCGGCGACCGCGCGCCGACGGTGCGCGAGCTGGTGGACCGGCCGTTCGACCTGCGCGCCGACCTCCCGCTGCGGGCCAGCCTGCTGGCCGAGTCCACGCGACGGCACGCCCTGGTGCTCGTGCTGCACCACATCGCCGGGGACGGCTGGTCCACCGCGCCGCTGGCCCGCGACCTCGCCACCGCCTACACCGCCCGCACCGCGGGAGTCTGTCCACAGTGGACTGAACTTCCGGTGCAGTACGCCGACTACGCGCTCTGGCAGCGTGACCGGCTCGGCCAGGTGAGCGACCCGGACAGCGAACTGGGCCGCCAGCTCGAGTTCTGGCGCACCGAACTGAGCGGCGCACCCGAGGTGTCACCGATCTTCCCGGTGCGCCGCGAACCCGGCGAGCCAGGCGAAGTGCCGGTGCACGTGCCCGCCCAGGCCGTCCAGCGCCTGAGCGCCCTCGCCGAACAGGCACAGGCCACCCCGTTCATCGTCGTGCACGCGGCGTTCGCCGCCCTGCTGCACCGCCTCGGCGCGGGCACCGACATCGTGGTCGGCACCCCGGTCGCCGGTCGCACCGAGGAGGCGGTGAGCGAGCTGGTCGGCTGCTTCGTCAACACCCTGGTACTGCGCACCGACCTCTCCGGCAGACCCACCTTCCGGCAGCTGCTGGCCCGGGTGCGCGCCCGGGACCTGGCCGCCTACGGGCACCAGGACCTGCCCTTCGACCGCCTGGTCGAACAACTGCGCCCCGATCGCGCCGCGGGTGCGCACCCGCTGTTCCAGGTGCTGCTCAACCTGCGCGGCACACCGCGGCCCGAGCTGCACCTGCCGGGGCTGCGCACCGAGGTGGAGCCGGTGCGGCCGGGTGGGGCCAAGTTCGACCTGCTGCTCGACCTCGGCCCGGATGCCGACGGCGCGCTGACCGGCGCCCTGGAGTACCACTCCGGCGCGCTCGGCCACGCCACCGCGCGCCGCGTGGCCCGCCAGTTCACCGACCTGCTCACCGCGCTGCTGGCCGAGCCGGACGAGCCGGTGTTCACCCACCCACTGGCCGATCCGGCCGAACTGGCCGCGTGGAACAGCACCGACCGCCCGGTGCCCGAAGGCACGGTGGTCGAGGCGTTCCAGGAACAGGTGCGCCGCTGGCCCGAGGCGATCGCGGTCTCCGACGCCACCCGCTCGCTGACTTTTGCCGAGCTGGGTGAGGCCGTGCACCGGTTGGCGCGGCTGCTGCTGCGCACCGGCGTGCAGGCCGACCAGGTCGTCGCGGTCGCCCTGCCCCGCACCGCCGAGGCGGTGGTGGCCCAGCTCGCCGTGCTCGCCGCAGGCGCCACTTACCTGCCGGTGGACACCGGGCACCCGTCCGCCCGGCTGCGCGCGCTGCTGGCGGCCGCCCGGCCGCACCGCGTGCTCACCGAGGGCGCCGCGCTGGACGGCCTGGTGGCCGAGCAGGTGCTGCTGAGGCTGGACGAGCCCGGCACCCGGCGGCAACTGGCCGCGCTCTCCGGCGAGCGGCTGCTGGCCCACGCCCGTCCCGGCGACGCCGCCTACCTCATCCACACCTCCGGCTCCACCGGCCGCCCCAAAGGCGTGCTGGTGGAACACCACAGCCTGGCCAACCTGCTGCACTCCCACCGGGAACACCTCTTCGGCCCCGCACAGGCCCGGCTGGGCAGGCGGCTGCTAGTGGCGCTGACCGCGGCGCTGACCTTCGACGCGGCCCTGGACCCGCTGCTGTGGCTGCTCGACGGCCACGAACTGCACGTGGTCGACGACGACCTGCGCCGCGACCCCGAGGCACTCGTGGCGGCCCTGCGCGCCCGGCAGGTGGACTTCGTGGAGACCACCCCCTCCTTCCTCACCCAGCTGTGCGAGCACGGCTTGCTCAGCGGCGAGGACCACTACCCGAGCGTGCTGGCCCTCGGCGGCGAAGCCGTCCCCGAAGCGCTGTGGCGGGACCTGGGCGCCCTGCCCTGGCTGGCGGCCCACAACTTCTACGGCCCCACCGAATGCACCGTCGACGCCGTCACCGCCCGGCTGTCCGGCACCCGCACCCCGGTCCTCGGCCGGCCGGTGGCCAACACCCGCGCCCACGTGCTGGATGCGAACCTGCGACCGGTGCCGCCAGGGGTCACCGGCGAGCTGTACCTGGTCGGCGCGGGTGTGGCGCGCGGCTACCACGACGAGCCCGCGCTGACCGCGCAGCGGTTCGTGGCCAACCCGTTCGGGCCGGGCAGGCTCTACCGCACCGGTGACCTGGTCCGCTGGACCGAGCACGGCGAGCTGACCTTCCACGGCCGCGCCGACGACCAGGTCAAGGTGCGCGGTGTGCGCCTGGAACTCGGCGAGGTCGCCTCGGCCGCGCGCAGCCACCCCGCGGTCGCCGAGGCCGCCGCCGTGGTCCGCGCGCAGACCCTGGCGCTGTACTACGTCACCCGCGCCGGGCACACCGTCACCGCAGGGGAGCTGCGCGCGTACCTGGCCGAGCACCTGCCCGAACCCGGCAGGCCCAGCGCGCTGCGGGAACTGCCGCACCTGCCGCTGACCCCGCACGGCAAGCTCGACCAGCGCGCGCTGCCCGCGATCGAGCCCGCCGCACCCGGCAGCGGCCGGGCCCCGGCCAACGACGTCGAACGGGCGCTGTGCACGGCCTTCGCCGCCGTGCTCGACCTGCCGGAGGTCGGTGCCGAGGACGACTTCTTCAGCCTCGGCGGGCATTCCCTGCTCGCCACCCGCCTCATCAGCCGGGTCCGGGCCGAACTGGCCGTGGAACTGCCCGTCCGCGCACTGTTCGACCACCCCACCCCAGCCCGGCTGGCCACCGTGCTCGGCACCGCGCGGCCCGGCCGGACCGCGCTGCGCGCGAGCACCCGGCCACCGGTGGTGCCGCTGTCCCCGGCCCAGCACCGGCTGTGGTTCCTCAACCAGCTGGAGGGCGCGAACCCGGCCTACCACATCGCCTTCCAGGTGCGCCTGACCGGACGGCTCGACCAGGACGCCCTGCGCGGCGCGCTGGGCGACCTGCTCTGGCGGCACGAGTCCTTGCGCACCGTCTTCCCGGAGACCGACGGCCTGCCCCGCCAGGAGATCCTGGCCAAGCAAGCGACCCGCCTCGACCTGCCGGTCACCTCGACCGTCACCGAGGAGGCCGGCGCGCTGGCCGCGGCACTGGCCGCCCGGCCCTTCGACCTGACCGCCGAGCTGCCGCTGCGCGCGCACCTGCTGCACCTGGGCGAAGAGGAACACCTGCTGGTGGTCGTCCTGCACCACATCGCAGGCGACGGCTGGTCCACGCTGCCACTGACCCGCGACCTCGCCACGGCCTACACCGCCCGCAGCAGCGGAAGCAGTCCACAGTGGACCGATCTGCCGGTGCAGTACGCCGATTACGCGCTCTGGCAACGTGATCTGCTCGGCCTGGACGGCGATCCCGGCGCGTTGCTGAGCAGGCAGCTGGAGTTCTGGCGCGCTGAGCTGGCGGACCTGCCCGAGGAACTGCGGCTGCCCGGCGAGGGCCGTCGGTCCGAGCAGGCCACCGCGGACACCCTGCCGCTGGCCCTGGACCCGGCCACGCACGCCGCGATCCGCGCCTTGGCCAGTGGCACCGGAGCCAGCACGTTCATGGTGCTGCACGCCGCCCTGGCCACCCTGCTGCACCGGCTCGGCGCGGGCACCGACATCCCCATCGGCACCCCGGTCGCCGGCCGCACCGACGAGGCGCTGACCGACCTGGTGGGCTTCTTCGTCAACACCCTGGTGCTGCGCGCCGACCTGTCCGGCCGCCCGAGCTTCCGCACCGTCCTGGACCGGGTGCGGGAGCGGTCGCTGGCCGCCTACGACAACCAGGACGTGCCCTTCGACCGGCTGGTGGAGGACCTGCGACCGGTCCGCAGCCTGAGCAGGCACCCGCTGTTCCAGGTGATGCTCACCCTGCTCAACACCCCCGGCGCGGATCTCGACCTGCCCGGTCTGCGCGCTGAGATCGAGCCGGTGCACACCGGCGGCGCCAAGTTCGACCTGTCGCTGAGCCTGCGGGAGCACTGGAGCGCAGACGGCGACCCGGACGGCATCTCCGGCACGCTGGAGTACCGCGGCGATCTGCTGGATGCCGCCGCCGCGCGTGCGCTCGCCGACCGGCTCGGGCACCTGCTCGCCGCGGCGCTGGCCCACCCCGACCGGCCGGTGGCCGAACTGGACGTGCTGGCCCCCGGTGAACGCGGCCAGGTCCTGCGCGAGTGGAACGCCACCGGGCGGGGGCTGCCCAGCCGCACCGTGGTGGAGATCTTCGAGGACCACGTGCACCGCTCGGCCGGGGACGCGATCGCGCTGGTGGCAGGCGGCGGGCAGATCAGCGCCGAGGCCCTCAACGCCAAGGCCAACCAGCTGGCGCGCCACCTGGTGACCGCCGGGATCGGCCCGGAGGACCGGGTCGCGGTGCTGCTGCCGCGCTCGCTGGACACCGTGATCGCGTTGCTGGCCGTGCTCAAGGCGGGCGCGGCCTACCTGCCGGTGGATGCGAGCTACCCCGCGGAGCGCATCGCCTACCTGCTCGCCGACGGCCGCCCCGCACTGGTGCTGGCGCACCGGGACACCGCGCCGGAGGGCCTGCCGGTCCTGCTGCTGGACGAGGAGCGGATCCGCGCCGAGCTGGCCGCGCGGCCGGGCGAGGACCTGCGCGATGCCGACCGGGTGCGGCCGCTCGGCCTGGACGACGCCGCCTACGTCATCTACACCTCCGGCTCCACCGGGCGTCCCAAGGGTGTGGTGGTCGAGCACCGGTCCCTGACCAACCTGCTGGTCAACCACCAGGACCAGCTCTTCGGCCCGGCCACCCGCGCCGCGGGCCACGCCCGGCTGCGGGTCGCGCTGACCGCCGCGCTGTCCTTCGACGCCGCCTGGGACCCGCTGCTGTGGATGCTGGACGGCCACGAACTGCACCTGGTCGACGAGCACACCCGGCGCGACCCGGAGGCACTGGTGAGCTACCTGCGCAAGGAGGGCGTGAACTCCATCGAGACCACCCCGTCCTACCTGCGGGCGCTGCTGGACAACGGCCTGTTCGAGGCCGGCGAGCACCAACCCGGCGTGATCGCGGTCGGCGGCGAGGCGGTCCCGGCCGCGCTGTGGGCCGCGCTGCGCGCGGTGCCCGGCCTGCTGGCCTACAACTTCTACGGCCCCACGGAGTCCACAGTGGACTCTGTGGTGGCGGTCGTCGCGGACTCCCCGCGACCGGTGATCGGCCGCCCGGTCACCAACACCCGCGCCTACGTCCTGGACCAGGCGCTGACCCCGGTGCCGACCGGGGTGACCGGCGAGCTGTACCTGGCCGGCACCGGGGTGGCGCGCGGTTACCACGGACGGCCTGACCTGACCGCGGACCGGTTCGTCGCCGACCCGTTCGCCCAGTCCCCGCAGCGCATGTACCGCACCGGAGACCTGGTGCGCTGGAACCGCCGCGGCCAACTGCAGTTCGTCGGCCGCACCGACGACCAGGTCAAGGTGCGCGGCTTCCGGGTGGAACTGGCCGAGGTGACCTCGGCACTGACCAGCCACCCCGCCGTCGCGCAGGCCGTGGCGACAGTGCACGCCGCCGCCGACGGCGCGCACCGGCTCATCGCCTACGTGGTGCCCGAACCCGGCCGCACGGCCGAGCGGGCGGTGCTGCGCGAGCACGCGCTGGCCACGCTGCCGGACTACATGGTGCCCTCGGCGTTCGTCCCGATCACCGAACTGCCCTTGACCCCCAACGGGAAACTCGACACCGCGGCGCTGCCCGAGCCCAGGCTCGCCGCCGGCTCACCGGTGCGGCCGCCGAGCGGACCGCGGGAGAGCCTGCTCTGCCGGATCTTCGCCGATGTGCTCGGCCTGGAGGCCGTCGGCGTCACCGACAGCTTCTTCGAGCTGGGCGGGCACTCCTTGCTGGCCACCCGCCTCATCGGCCGGGTCCGCGCCGCGCTGGGCGTCCAGCTGCCGATCCGGACGCTGTTCGAGGCGCCGACCCCGGCCGGGCTGGCCGAGCGGATCGACTCCGGCGCCGAGGGCGACTCGCTGGAGGTGCTGCTGCCCCTGCGCGTCACCGGCAGCCGCCATCCGCTGTTCTGCGTGCACCCGGCAGGCGGCCTCGGCTGGGGCTACTCCGCCCTGCTGCACCACTTGCACCCCGAACAGCCCCTCTACGCCCTGCAGGCCCGCACCCTCGCCGGTGACCGGCAACTGCCCGCCAGCATCGAGGAGATGGCGGGGGAGTACGTGCGGCACATCCGCCAGGTGCAGCCGCAGGGCCCCTACCAGCTCCTGGGCTGGTCCTTCGGCGGGAACCTGGCCCACGAGGTCGCCGTGCAGTTGCAGGCGGACGGCCACGAGGTGTCGCTGCTGGCCATCCTGGACGCCTACCCCACGATCCCCGTGGGCGACCTGGAGTATGCCGCCCCCGAGGTGGTGCTCGGCGCACTGCTGGGCGCCCTCGGCTTCGCCGAGGACAGCGAGCCGATCACCGTCACCCAGGCCAGGAAACGGTTGTGCCAGCACGGCAGCCCGCTCGGCAGCCTGCCGGAGGCGACCCTGCTCGGCATGGTGGAGGTCTTCGCCAACCAGGGCCGCCTGATGCGCTCCTTCCAGCCCGGGGTCTTCCGCGGCGACCTCCGGTTCTTCACCGCCACCCAGGGCCGGGACGAGGACTCACCCCGGCTGGCGTCCTGGCGGCCCCTCATCGACGGCGAGATCAGCGATCACCCCGTCGACTGCACCCACGTGCAACTCCTGCAACCCGAACCGCTCCGCCAGTTCGCCCCGGTGCTCACCGCCGCGCTGGACGAACTGGCGGCGCGCCCAGCACCGCGACCTTGGGGAGCGAGCAAGTGA
- a CDS encoding MbtH family protein, with product MTNPFDDTDATFLVLTNTAGQHSLWPEFAPVPAGWSVAFGPAGRTRCLDYVNEHWTDIRPQRSE from the coding sequence GTGACCAACCCGTTCGACGACACCGACGCCACCTTCCTGGTGCTGACCAACACCGCGGGCCAGCACAGCCTGTGGCCCGAGTTCGCCCCCGTGCCCGCCGGCTGGTCGGTGGCCTTCGGCCCGGCGGGCCGCACGAGGTGCCTCGACTACGTCAACGAGCACTGGACCGACATCCGCCCGCAGCGGAGCGAGTGA